TGGAAATGCTACGACATTTCTTAAAAGCTTGTGGTGTCATGTATTTCAAAGAACCATGTGGTCTGAGATTGTGATAGAAATTCATGTACACCTGGTATTTCTTGTAAACGTCTTCCGCATTCTCAAATGTATTCATGGATACGAATTCTTTTTGTACA
This Kosmotoga arenicorallina S304 DNA region includes the following protein-coding sequences:
- a CDS encoding transposase; the encoded protein is VQKEFVSMNTFENAEDVYKKYQVYMNFYHNLRPHGSLKYMTPQAFKKCRSISMIQSVKA